In the Zestosphaera sp. genome, one interval contains:
- the moaC gene encoding cyclic pyranopterin monophosphate synthase MoaC, translated as MVDISSKPDVFREAVAEGFIKLKKETVRLIREGLIEKGDVLAVSSVAALLAVKKTPELLPLTHNIPITHVSTSYEVLDDGVKVTVAVRTTAKTGAEMEALAGVTLALLNIWDMVKKYEKDEGGQYPETMISNVRVVRKTKEA; from the coding sequence ATGGTCGATATTTCTTCTAAGCCAGATGTTTTTAGGGAGGCTGTTGCTGAGGGCTTCATAAAGCTCAAGAAAGAGACTGTTAGGCTGATAAGAGAAGGATTAATAGAGAAAGGCGACGTGTTGGCTGTTTCTTCAGTAGCTGCTTTGTTAGCAGTTAAGAAGACTCCTGAGTTGCTCCCTCTAACCCACAATATACCCATCACGCACGTCTCTACATCATATGAAGTACTTGACGATGGTGTTAAGGTCACTGTAGCAGTGAGAACTACTGCGAAGACAGGAGCTGAGATGGAGGCTCTCGCAGGAGTCACGCTAGCGTTACTAAACATATGGGATATGGTTAAGAAGTACGAAAAAGACGAGGGAGGGCAGTATCCTGAGACAATGATAAGTAACGTGAGAGTAGTTAGGAAAACTAAAGAAGCTTAA
- a CDS encoding molybdopterin-binding protein, with the protein MLLRILKVEEAVGKTLAYDVSLITESFKGALLRRGHILTQADIEVLKRAGHNYVYVYDSSGTSVNDLHEEEAVIRLGEYLAGNNVNVFLGEEGKALLKSAVRGLLKINSSCLERINSTGVFVVVTKRKGTAIDKDSIVGIVDLVPLTVPKDYVEHLLTNLESCKSVIEVSPFHKLRVGVVVTGTEVFEGLIEDKASPVVESKVLEYGGLVTEVIKVPDDSALIKDAIIKLLKECDAIIVTGGMSVDPTDLTPKSIAEVADEVVMYGIPIKPNTMSMVAYARGKPIIGVSSSIIYYKTWNILDVLLPWVMAREKINRDYLVSLGEGGLTEEFLKGRGWR; encoded by the coding sequence ATGTTACTGAGGATACTCAAAGTTGAAGAAGCTGTCGGCAAAACTCTTGCTTACGATGTTTCATTAATAACTGAGTCATTTAAGGGGGCACTCTTAAGACGCGGGCATATCTTAACGCAAGCAGATATTGAGGTGCTTAAAAGAGCAGGACATAACTACGTGTACGTTTACGACAGCTCAGGAACTTCAGTAAATGACTTACACGAGGAAGAGGCAGTAATCAGGCTTGGAGAATATCTAGCAGGTAACAACGTGAATGTCTTTTTGGGTGAGGAAGGTAAAGCACTCCTTAAATCCGCGGTCCGCGGTCTCTTAAAAATTAATAGTTCGTGTTTAGAGAGAATAAACTCTACTGGAGTCTTCGTAGTCGTCACTAAGCGTAAGGGCACGGCTATTGATAAAGACAGTATCGTGGGCATTGTTGATTTAGTGCCTCTCACGGTACCTAAAGACTACGTAGAACATTTACTAACGAATTTAGAGAGTTGTAAGTCAGTTATCGAAGTAAGTCCTTTTCATAAATTAAGGGTAGGTGTAGTAGTTACTGGCACTGAAGTTTTTGAAGGCTTGATAGAAGATAAGGCTTCACCAGTAGTTGAAAGCAAGGTTTTAGAGTATGGCGGGCTCGTAACAGAAGTTATTAAAGTTCCTGACGACTCAGCACTCATTAAAGACGCCATAATTAAGTTACTGAAAGAATGCGATGCCATCATAGTGACAGGAGGGATGAGTGTAGACCCTACAGACTTAACACCGAAGTCTATTGCTGAAGTAGCTGATGAGGTAGTTATGTACGGAATACCTATTAAACCCAACACTATGAGTATGGTAGCGTACGCTCGAGGAAAGCCGATAATAGGTGTTTCTTCCTCTATAATATACTACAAGACCTGGAATATTTTGGACGTGTTACTGCCTTGGGTAATGGCTAGAGAGAAGATAAATAGGGATTACCTAGTTAGTTTAGGTGAGGGTGGTTTGACTGAAGAATTCCTTAAAGGCAGGGGTTGGCGTTGA
- a CDS encoding molybdenum cofactor biosynthesis protein MoaE produces MAVEVLITREKLDVNEYLERLSRDSSRDGCGALVIFMGFVKGLVNNELVSELIYEAYESFALSKMREIGEDAVKEFGVRDVVVVHRVGNLRPGDPTIYIFVTAKERSKAFKAAEYVLERVKHEVPISKLEVRENGEFWVLGDGRRIRRAER; encoded by the coding sequence ATGGCTGTAGAAGTATTAATAACGAGAGAGAAGTTAGACGTTAATGAGTATCTAGAGAGATTATCTAGGGATTCTTCTAGGGATGGGTGTGGAGCGTTGGTGATTTTCATGGGTTTCGTTAAGGGGTTAGTAAACAATGAATTAGTGAGTGAACTGATTTACGAAGCGTATGAGAGCTTCGCTCTGAGTAAGATGAGAGAAATTGGTGAGGATGCAGTTAAGGAGTTCGGAGTTAGGGATGTGGTTGTGGTTCACAGAGTAGGTAATTTAAGGCCTGGAGACCCAACAATCTACATATTCGTTACTGCCAAAGAAAGAAGTAAGGCTTTCAAGGCTGCTGAGTATGTGTTAGAGAGAGTCAAACACGAAGTTCCTATATCGAAGCTTGAGGTTAGGGAAAACGGAGAATTCTGGGTTTTAGGTGACGGGCGAAGAATAAGAAGAGCAGAACGCTAG
- a CDS encoding ATP-binding cassette domain-containing protein, translating into MLRVDVRAAGYRAGEAVLKRVGFTCSSGELVLVGGFSGSGKTTLLLTISGVLSSLLGGWVDGSVLINNVDTLKTDSAVSRLIGLVLQDPEKQLLMPTPLDEVLFTLENLGFSEEEALNRATELLKRFGLFDKRFNHVETLSGGDKRRLSLASAISHKPYLVMLDEPTASMDPWGIREVRKFVADLIREGNIVLIVEHKIKYFLDLADKLILMSSGEKIAEYSRDELTSRDLREKLRDANVDVEPIHEVLEKSSNEKKRFGKALLTVEGLECWHDPEKPLLKGVSFEVREGEVLTIVGPNGSGKTTLLKTIAGFHKGYSGEIRFHDKRKVFYVSQTPDYMFLENTVERELMLTSSRTGISINALIEKVPFYTEKKNSPPYRLSLGQRRWLTLVIAWAYTPDIILMDEPTVGLDLGLLNTLFNHVRELSEEGISFLISTHDPRVLLGLADRSLVIEGGKIKEVEPYKAALMLESVAGVY; encoded by the coding sequence ATGTTAAGAGTAGATGTCAGAGCTGCTGGTTATAGGGCGGGTGAAGCAGTACTGAAGAGAGTCGGGTTTACGTGTAGTAGTGGAGAGTTAGTTCTGGTTGGTGGGTTTTCAGGTTCAGGTAAGACTACATTATTACTCACTATTTCAGGCGTTCTTTCCTCACTCCTTGGTGGTTGGGTTGATGGCTCGGTGCTAATCAATAACGTGGACACGCTCAAGACAGATTCTGCCGTGTCGAGGCTTATTGGCCTCGTGCTTCAAGATCCCGAGAAGCAATTATTGATGCCTACGCCTCTAGATGAAGTTCTCTTTACTCTAGAGAATCTAGGGTTCAGTGAAGAAGAAGCTCTAAATAGAGCTACTGAGTTATTGAAGAGATTCGGTCTTTTTGATAAGAGATTTAATCATGTAGAGACTCTCTCAGGAGGTGATAAGAGAAGACTGTCTCTCGCCTCAGCAATATCTCACAAGCCATATCTAGTTATGCTCGACGAGCCTACAGCGTCTATGGACCCTTGGGGCATAAGAGAAGTCAGAAAGTTCGTTGCTGACTTGATTAGGGAAGGTAATATTGTCTTGATTGTTGAGCACAAAATCAAGTATTTTCTAGATCTTGCTGACAAGCTAATATTGATGAGTTCTGGAGAAAAGATAGCTGAATACTCAAGAGATGAGCTTACTTCGAGAGACCTACGTGAAAAGCTTAGAGACGCTAACGTAGACGTCGAGCCTATTCATGAAGTGCTTGAGAAATCAAGTAACGAGAAGAAGAGATTCGGTAAAGCCCTACTAACTGTTGAGGGACTTGAGTGCTGGCATGACCCTGAGAAACCTCTTCTCAAGGGAGTTTCTTTCGAGGTAAGGGAAGGTGAAGTCTTAACCATAGTAGGGCCTAACGGTTCGGGCAAGACTACTTTACTGAAAACCATAGCGGGATTTCATAAAGGTTACTCAGGAGAGATTAGATTTCATGACAAAAGAAAAGTATTCTACGTTAGTCAAACACCCGATTACATGTTCCTCGAGAACACTGTTGAAAGAGAGTTAATGCTCACATCGTCCAGAACAGGCATCTCAATTAATGCTTTAATAGAGAAAGTACCTTTCTATACCGAGAAAAAGAATTCTCCCCCATATAGACTAAGTCTAGGCCAGCGTAGGTGGTTAACATTAGTTATTGCATGGGCTTATACGCCCGACATAATATTGATGGACGAACCCACAGTAGGGCTAGATCTAGGTTTACTCAATACTTTATTTAATCATGTAAGAGAGTTAAGCGAAGAAGGAATCTCTTTCTTAATATCTACTCACGACCCGAGGGTTCTCTTAGGATTAGCAGACAGGTCTCTCGTAATTGAGGGAGGCAAGATTAAAGAAGTAGAGCCTTATAAGGCTGCCTTAATGCTTGAGAGCGTTGCAGGTGTTTATTGA
- the moaA gene encoding GTP 3',8-cyclase MoaA: protein MNSISRLKDKYGRSVDRFRISVTQRCNHACIFCHREGIFRFEDEALNPEDYGFLAKISKTLGISKYKLTGGEPLIRDDIASIVKELKFYSSEVSLSTNGSLLKDKARYLAEAGLDRLNLSLHSFKDEVFAYIARAPLKPVIEGLIEALDVGLKVKINFVVMKSNVSEVSRLLDFASKTNTSVNLIELIPLGTPQHVYMKEYVSLDEIKSLVEQRATKKYYRDFQNRPTYVLDNGIEVTLIRGYGNPYLCSGCTRLRLTPNGEIKVCIFREDIFIDVKDAIKNRDSLALEEALKKATLLREPYFK, encoded by the coding sequence TTGAACTCTATATCTAGACTTAAAGACAAGTATGGGAGATCTGTAGATAGATTTAGAATCAGCGTTACTCAGAGATGCAATCATGCCTGCATATTTTGTCATAGAGAGGGAATTTTCAGGTTTGAGGATGAGGCGCTGAATCCGGAAGATTACGGTTTCTTAGCGAAGATTTCTAAGACTCTCGGCATAAGCAAATATAAATTAACTGGTGGCGAACCACTAATAAGAGATGATATAGCGAGTATTGTTAAAGAGTTAAAGTTTTATTCAAGTGAAGTATCACTATCAACTAACGGCTCACTACTTAAAGATAAAGCACGCTATCTCGCAGAAGCCGGATTAGACAGACTTAATCTGAGTCTTCATTCGTTCAAAGACGAAGTCTTCGCTTATATTGCTAGAGCTCCTTTAAAGCCGGTAATAGAAGGCCTTATTGAAGCCCTTGATGTCGGACTCAAAGTAAAGATCAACTTTGTCGTTATGAAGTCAAACGTAAGTGAGGTTTCAAGACTGCTTGATTTCGCGAGCAAAACAAACACTTCTGTTAATCTGATAGAGCTGATACCTTTAGGTACGCCCCAACATGTGTATATGAAGGAATACGTAAGTCTAGACGAGATAAAAAGCTTAGTAGAACAGAGAGCTACCAAGAAGTACTACAGAGATTTTCAGAATAGACCTACCTATGTGTTAGATAATGGCATAGAAGTAACCTTGATTAGGGGATATGGAAATCCATACCTCTGTAGTGGTTGCACGCGCTTAAGACTTACACCAAACGGGGAAATTAAGGTATGCATTTTTAGAGAAGATATCTTTATTGACGTTAAGGACGCGATAAAAAACAGAGATTCTCTGGCATTAGAGGAAGCACTCAAGAAAGCTACTTTATTAAGAGAGCCGTATTTTAAGTAG
- a CDS encoding glycogen/starch/alpha-glucan phosphorylase: MYVSVTPEVAIEGLTKFAGGLGVLEGDKLIEAKSIGIDYAVITMYHPGGYASYEVSNGDLAEVSDDWVVSNGRNLGSFTIKVRGEEITLDSVMFEVSGSKLVLLRVLKPLWAVELTRKLYVEKNTEEMFLKYLILSKGAATLIESGLLGDITEIHLQESFAGMAAFALKDLSKVKFVTHSPGPWAHPVIHKEWLISEFGLDKLRECIRDNYINLTECIIKLVPKSYVVSRKQLKIMRGVTPGVADRLTDATNGISLNRWCDREMLNYVLRDEVDLEAYKKIRQKLREELITYLKKAGFSKLPEPGTPIVTWVRRVVKYKRPYFIARFIEDNKDLKVFYVLGGKPHPQDTYGKMYAREFLRLSRKYENVVYLNNYGLEDAKYLLRGSDLLLFTPFPGWEASGTSFMKAGVNGVPTLASRDGAVLEMIKDGYNGWLFGKDISEFIDIYTDHRANEVDEEEYREFSKKLNEIINMYFNEPEKYLKVSINAAKTFVRLADIRNTLFRLISG, from the coding sequence ATGTACGTTAGTGTGACTCCTGAAGTAGCTATTGAGGGCCTAACTAAATTTGCTGGTGGTTTAGGAGTTCTTGAAGGCGATAAGCTTATTGAGGCTAAGTCTATAGGTATAGACTACGCCGTCATCACGATGTATCATCCTGGAGGTTACGCCTCATATGAGGTTAGCAATGGAGATCTTGCTGAAGTTAGTGATGATTGGGTAGTTTCTAATGGGCGAAACTTAGGCTCTTTTACAATAAAAGTTAGAGGCGAAGAAATAACTCTAGATTCTGTTATGTTTGAGGTGTCTGGATCTAAACTAGTCTTACTGAGAGTTTTAAAACCTCTCTGGGCGGTAGAACTCACTAGAAAACTATATGTAGAGAAGAATACAGAGGAGATGTTCCTCAAGTATCTCATCTTAAGTAAAGGTGCGGCAACCCTGATTGAATCTGGCTTGTTGGGAGACATCACTGAAATACATCTTCAAGAAAGTTTTGCTGGGATGGCTGCCTTTGCTCTTAAAGACTTATCTAAAGTTAAGTTCGTGACACACTCGCCCGGACCGTGGGCTCACCCAGTAATTCATAAAGAGTGGTTAATTTCCGAGTTTGGTTTAGATAAGCTTAGAGAGTGTATCAGAGACAACTACATAAACCTGACTGAATGCATAATTAAATTGGTACCTAAGAGCTACGTAGTGTCTAGGAAGCAACTGAAGATAATGAGAGGCGTGACACCCGGCGTTGCTGACAGACTTACTGACGCTACTAACGGGATTAGTTTGAATAGGTGGTGTGACAGGGAAATGCTTAATTACGTTTTAAGAGACGAGGTCGATCTTGAGGCCTACAAGAAGATTAGACAGAAGCTTAGGGAAGAACTCATAACATATCTTAAGAAAGCAGGTTTCAGTAAGTTGCCTGAGCCTGGGACCCCTATAGTAACTTGGGTAAGGAGAGTAGTTAAGTATAAAAGGCCGTACTTCATAGCTAGGTTCATAGAAGATAACAAAGATTTGAAAGTCTTTTATGTCTTGGGCGGCAAGCCTCACCCCCAAGACACTTACGGCAAGATGTACGCGAGGGAATTTCTCAGGTTGTCAAGAAAGTACGAGAACGTAGTATACTTAAATAACTACGGCTTAGAAGACGCTAAGTACTTGCTAAGAGGCTCTGACCTGCTTTTATTCACTCCTTTCCCGGGTTGGGAGGCGTCAGGCACTAGCTTCATGAAGGCGGGAGTTAACGGCGTCCCAACACTAGCATCTAGAGACGGCGCGGTTTTAGAGATGATTAAGGATGGATATAATGGCTGGCTTTTCGGCAAAGATATTTCTGAGTTTATAGATATTTACACTGACCATAGAGCTAACGAAGTAGATGAAGAGGAATACAGAGAGTTTAGTAAGAAATTAAACGAAATAATCAATATGTACTTTAACGAGCCTGAGAAATATTTGAAGGTTTCCATAAATGCTGCTAAGACTTTCGTGAGATTAGCTGATATTAGGAATACTTTGTTCAGGTTAATCTCAGGTTAA
- a CDS encoding thiamine-phosphate synthase family protein codes for MIPHDLISEFVMPELRGLLAHKLYEKGLGQLRISKLLGISQPMISKYMSVSYSEYLKRLEDLGLDVSEVVRTVEVLVERLVNDNYREYLELISNFLNSILRRGLLCKTHKKISSVVPRDCEVCFKLFEEVSDPYVEEVKVAYEILSFHPRGHEIIPEVGMNIVSAPPNARDFRDVAGFSGRIVKSGDRVIAVGDPIKGGSKHTANVLLKVMSRFPNIRSAIAIKYDEKCIEKLSSSGLNVVKTGPHKSIEEFFISLEKIVSELGGEPDAIADSGGLGIEPVIYVFSLSAIKAVKKALTCVE; via the coding sequence TTGATACCGCATGATTTAATTAGTGAGTTTGTAATGCCAGAGTTGAGGGGTCTGTTAGCTCATAAATTATATGAGAAAGGTCTTGGGCAACTACGCATATCTAAACTATTAGGAATTTCTCAGCCGATGATCAGCAAGTACATGAGTGTGAGTTACTCAGAATACCTTAAGAGACTTGAGGACTTAGGACTAGACGTGAGCGAGGTTGTGAGAACTGTAGAGGTCTTAGTAGAGAGGCTCGTAAATGATAACTACCGCGAATACTTAGAATTAATAAGTAATTTTCTCAACTCTATCTTGAGAAGAGGTTTGCTCTGCAAGACCCACAAGAAAATATCGTCTGTAGTTCCTAGAGATTGCGAAGTCTGTTTTAAGTTATTTGAGGAGGTTAGCGACCCTTACGTAGAGGAAGTTAAGGTAGCTTACGAAATACTGAGTTTTCATCCTAGAGGCCATGAGATAATTCCTGAAGTCGGCATGAACATAGTTTCAGCTCCCCCTAACGCGAGAGATTTTAGGGACGTGGCAGGTTTTTCTGGGAGGATAGTGAAGTCCGGTGATAGAGTAATAGCTGTAGGTGATCCTATAAAGGGCGGGAGTAAGCACACCGCGAACGTATTACTTAAAGTGATGAGTAGGTTTCCTAACATAAGGTCAGCTATAGCGATTAAGTATGATGAGAAGTGCATTGAGAAGTTAAGTTCTTCAGGATTGAATGTGGTTAAGACAGGACCTCATAAATCAATCGAGGAGTTCTTTATTTCTCTGGAAAAAATCGTTAGTGAGTTGGGCGGAGAGCCTGACGCGATAGCTGACTCTGGTGGTTTAGGTATAGAGCCAGTTATCTATGTTTTCTCGTTGAGTGCTATTAAAGCTGTTAAAAAAGCTCTTACTTGTGTTGAGTAG
- a CDS encoding DUF998 domain-containing protein has protein sequence MSKSLDKYLRYSGLLSFIIAYVFILTSILVNPWFNLFKNALSDLGRLGLENNYIFNAGLILAALTALTYIPSLLNFFKSKIGYMSVGVFLVAIIHLLLIGVFPEGTKPHGFVSYEFFALMTSSLLLIGVSLIIEKLSKYGVLFIILFLVSLGGSLLIAWPSIALLELYNIILYNIGVATLTYLQLKKPTT, from the coding sequence TTGAGTAAATCTCTAGACAAATATCTTCGATATAGTGGTTTACTATCTTTCATTATTGCTTACGTATTTATACTCACGTCTATCTTAGTTAATCCCTGGTTTAATTTATTTAAGAATGCGTTAAGTGACTTAGGCAGGTTAGGCCTTGAAAATAACTATATCTTCAACGCAGGCTTAATACTTGCTGCTCTCACAGCATTAACGTACATACCGAGCCTCTTAAACTTCTTTAAGTCTAAGATAGGCTACATGAGTGTAGGTGTATTCTTAGTTGCTATCATTCACCTATTACTAATCGGAGTTTTTCCAGAAGGCACCAAGCCTCACGGCTTCGTATCATACGAGTTCTTCGCTTTAATGACTTCAAGTCTATTATTAATAGGAGTCTCACTAATTATTGAAAAATTAAGTAAATATGGGGTCCTCTTCATAATACTCTTCCTAGTTAGCTTAGGTGGTTCACTCTTAATTGCTTGGCCTTCTATAGCTCTTCTCGAGCTATATAACATCATATTATATAACATAGGAGTAGCTACCCTAACATACCTCCAGCTTAAGAAACCAACCACGTAA
- a CDS encoding ATP/GTP-binding protein: MSTRIIVFSGPGASGKTSLTAAFSEWLAKEFSSSVSIVNLDPAVEKLPYNPDFDVRELIDFRKLMSEEGLGPNGAMIRAVDMLAEKNKEILTRLRKLKRDYILVDTPGLSELFLLRDSGPKVVKALKKVALPIVIYLNDVTASKTPAEAVVTYLMSLVVRLRLDVPVIPVLSKSDLLKNQLKKTFSEEISSLAEKLSQSNGLLSELANELTKILSMYAIPTRVIAVSAITKEGFHSLYSVIHEVFCACGDLT, from the coding sequence GTGAGTACGAGAATCATAGTGTTCTCAGGACCTGGAGCTTCCGGAAAAACCTCTCTTACAGCTGCTTTCAGCGAGTGGCTCGCAAAAGAATTTAGTTCGAGCGTCAGCATAGTGAACCTAGACCCGGCAGTAGAGAAACTCCCCTATAATCCTGATTTTGACGTGCGTGAGCTAATAGATTTCAGGAAGTTAATGAGTGAGGAGGGCTTAGGCCCTAACGGGGCTATGATTAGAGCTGTTGATATGTTAGCTGAGAAAAACAAGGAAATACTTACCAGATTAAGAAAGTTAAAAAGAGATTATATTCTTGTAGACACCCCGGGCTTAAGTGAGCTGTTTTTGTTACGAGATTCAGGACCTAAAGTAGTCAAGGCATTAAAGAAGGTAGCTCTACCGATAGTCATTTACCTGAATGACGTCACAGCAAGCAAGACCCCGGCTGAAGCTGTCGTGACGTACTTAATGAGCTTAGTAGTTCGGTTGAGGCTTGACGTCCCTGTAATACCTGTCCTCAGCAAGTCAGACTTACTAAAAAATCAACTAAAAAAGACGTTCTCTGAAGAGATAAGTAGTCTAGCAGAAAAATTATCTCAAAGCAATGGCTTACTCAGCGAGCTGGCGAACGAGCTTACTAAGATTTTAAGTATGTATGCGATACCAACACGCGTGATAGCTGTATCAGCTATAACTAAAGAAGGTTTCCACTCACTCTATTCAGTTATTCATGAAGTGTTTTGCGCGTGCGGTGATTTAACCTGA
- a CDS encoding ECF transporter S component yields MRARFTSIDLALLAVAGVISGVVFTATWTIYNISEVVVGPVGARVISYGLWFIGAPLAASLLKKPSSALLGEFLGSLVETLIAPAGGITNAIYGFTQGLASELGYLIFRYRRWDMLSGALAGALAGIPAVSLDALLFGLIGGPAEMSLWFLAACVSGAIYGAVVSSVSLSIRK; encoded by the coding sequence ATGAGAGCTAGATTCACAAGCATAGACTTAGCTTTGTTAGCTGTAGCGGGAGTGATAAGCGGCGTTGTATTTACTGCTACTTGGACAATATACAACATATCAGAAGTTGTTGTAGGGCCTGTAGGCGCTAGAGTAATTAGTTATGGTTTGTGGTTTATAGGGGCTCCGCTAGCAGCTTCTCTCCTAAAGAAGCCTTCATCAGCACTTCTAGGAGAGTTCCTGGGTTCTTTAGTCGAGACCCTGATAGCTCCTGCAGGCGGCATAACTAACGCTATTTACGGATTTACTCAAGGGCTTGCTTCAGAACTAGGTTACCTAATATTTAGGTATAGGCGCTGGGATATGCTTTCAGGAGCTCTCGCAGGAGCATTAGCCGGCATCCCAGCAGTTAGTCTGGATGCCCTCCTCTTTGGTCTGATAGGAGGACCTGCAGAGATGAGTTTATGGTTTTTAGCAGCCTGCGTTAGCGGAGCTATTTACGGTGCTGTAGTATCTTCCGTAAGTCTTAGTATCAGGAAATAA
- a CDS encoding energy-coupling factor transporter transmembrane component T, which translates to MKLKYRESTLFLYALGISLVAFIANSINSIMLPSLLNGILGFVLGGKKLPQKLLAILLLLNAWGAFLNGLYFHNFGEVIISTQAIVIRRGAIESFLLVSLRFFLVVGATLLMLGLVNVRDLIKSLERDLRIPPGIAFSIAYAFRLFPLLSKDLSEIYVARKERGVTSVVLKPSDLRSILLPLLNLSYERAVWGGISAELRGLRLRKMSDRKSLGVGDLIILSTLILQWATVFYPLL; encoded by the coding sequence ATGAAGCTTAAATATAGAGAATCAACACTATTTCTTTACGCTCTAGGTATTTCTTTAGTAGCGTTCATAGCTAACTCTATTAACTCAATAATGCTCCCTTCACTACTTAACGGGATCTTAGGTTTCGTTTTAGGCGGCAAGAAATTACCTCAGAAGTTGCTGGCGATACTTCTGCTCTTAAACGCGTGGGGAGCATTCCTAAACGGACTCTACTTTCATAATTTTGGTGAAGTAATTATATCAACTCAAGCAATAGTAATTAGGAGAGGCGCGATAGAGTCCTTCTTGTTAGTTAGCTTAAGATTCTTCCTAGTAGTTGGTGCTACTCTACTCATGCTCGGCTTAGTCAACGTAAGAGACTTGATAAAATCGCTAGAAAGAGACTTGAGAATTCCACCAGGAATAGCTTTCTCAATAGCTTACGCATTCAGGTTATTCCCTCTATTAAGTAAAGATTTAAGCGAAATTTACGTGGCTAGGAAAGAACGAGGCGTTACTTCAGTAGTGCTGAAGCCTAGTGACCTGAGAAGCATCTTGCTACCACTACTTAACTTAAGCTATGAGAGGGCTGTGTGGGGCGGTATTTCTGCAGAACTTAGAGGCTTAAGACTTAGGAAGATGTCTGATAGAAAATCTTTAGGAGTAGGAGACCTCATCATATTGTCTACGCTAATTCTACAATGGGCAACCGTATTCTACCCACTACTTTAA
- a CDS encoding MoaD/ThiS family protein, translated as MKIKFFGILRDFAKTESVDIELEGPVKVRELLNFLSGKLEWFSEFLKKVEEANISLIILVNDRVISDEYLLKKEDEVTLLPPAAGG; from the coding sequence ATGAAAATAAAGTTTTTCGGAATATTGAGGGACTTCGCTAAGACTGAGTCAGTAGATATTGAGTTAGAGGGTCCTGTAAAGGTTAGGGAATTACTAAACTTCCTATCAGGCAAGCTCGAGTGGTTCAGTGAATTTCTCAAGAAGGTCGAAGAAGCTAATATATCCTTGATAATACTAGTTAATGACCGCGTCATTAGTGATGAGTACTTACTTAAGAAAGAAGACGAAGTCACTCTATTACCGCCGGCTGCTGGTGGTTGA